The following coding sequences are from one Leptolyngbya sp. NIES-3755 window:
- a CDS encoding methylated-DNA--protein-cysteine methyltransferase (similar to AA sequence:cyanobase_aa:LBDG_47670): MNYKWLDTSIGTLLLTSDGRSLTGLYLQGQKHFPNHTPDWKEFNELDLFIEAEKQLREYFAHQRQQFNLPLDPIGTAFQKQVWQQLQQIPFGETISYGALANRIGIPTASRAVGAANGRNPISIVVPCHRVIATNGKMTGYAGGIDRKQWLLQHEQSSRAATPV; encoded by the coding sequence ATGAATTACAAATGGTTGGATACTTCAATTGGCACATTGTTACTGACTTCGGATGGTCGATCGCTAACCGGACTCTATCTGCAAGGACAAAAACATTTTCCAAACCATACTCCAGACTGGAAAGAATTCAACGAACTTGATCTATTCATCGAAGCCGAAAAACAGCTTAGAGAATACTTTGCTCATCAGCGACAACAATTTAATCTGCCACTCGACCCGATTGGAACTGCTTTTCAAAAACAAGTCTGGCAACAGTTACAACAAATCCCGTTCGGTGAAACAATCTCTTATGGAGCTTTAGCGAACCGAATTGGAATACCCACTGCATCCCGCGCTGTTGGAGCCGCAAACGGACGCAATCCGATCTCGATCGTCGTTCCTTGTCATCGCGTCATCGCCACGAATGGAAAGATGACGGGTTACGCGGGGGGTATCGATCGTAAACAATGGCTATTGCAACATGAGCAATCAAGTAGAGCTGCTACTCCCGTGTAG
- a CDS encoding arginase (similar to AA sequence:cyanobase_aa:LBDG_57460): MTDLQNYDPSGISVVGRLFGLPFDQESANLIVLGVPWEVTVSYSAGTARGVEAMLNASSQLDLYDFDNPDGWKQGIFMPEISQEILDRSDTLRADAAKIIDRLSIGQPLDTELSKRLETVNQGCESLNQWLFEHCDRLLQQGKRVAVIGGDHSVPLGYLSAIAQHYDNFGILHIDAHADLREAYEGFEYSHASIMYNVLKLPQMTKLVQVGIRDVCLDEVNLIRDSNGRISTYFDAMLKQKQYAGVSWLETCQQIVSELPQEVYISVDVDGFDPKLCPTTGTPVPGGLELEQAFCLFREVVNSGRKVIGFDVVEIGDAEWDGNVAARTIYKLCNLMDLT, translated from the coding sequence ATGACAGATTTACAAAACTACGATCCCAGTGGAATCAGTGTTGTGGGTCGATTGTTTGGATTACCATTTGACCAGGAATCGGCAAATTTGATTGTCCTGGGTGTGCCTTGGGAAGTGACTGTTTCTTACAGTGCAGGGACAGCCCGTGGAGTTGAAGCGATGTTGAATGCTTCCTCTCAGCTTGATTTGTACGACTTTGACAATCCGGACGGGTGGAAGCAAGGGATTTTTATGCCTGAGATTTCACAGGAAATTCTCGATCGTAGTGATACGCTCCGAGCCGATGCTGCCAAAATCATCGATCGATTATCGATCGGTCAACCCCTTGATACTGAACTATCTAAACGACTCGAAACCGTCAATCAAGGCTGTGAAAGCTTGAATCAATGGTTATTTGAACACTGCGATCGATTACTTCAACAAGGAAAACGAGTTGCGGTGATTGGTGGGGATCATAGTGTGCCGCTGGGGTATTTAAGCGCGATCGCACAACATTATGATAATTTTGGTATTTTACACATTGATGCTCATGCGGACTTACGAGAAGCTTACGAAGGCTTTGAGTACTCACATGCTTCGATTATGTATAACGTGCTAAAACTGCCGCAAATGACGAAACTCGTTCAAGTTGGAATTCGGGATGTTTGCTTAGATGAAGTCAATCTAATCCGCGACTCTAATGGACGGATTTCAACATACTTCGATGCAATGCTGAAACAGAAACAGTACGCAGGTGTATCTTGGCTTGAAACCTGTCAGCAAATTGTGTCTGAACTACCACAAGAGGTGTATATCAGCGTCGATGTCGATGGCTTTGATCCAAAGCTCTGTCCGACGACGGGGACACCTGTGCCGGGTGGATTGGAGTTAGAGCAAGCATTTTGTTTGTTCCGCGAAGTTGTGAACAGTGGACGGAAAGTAATTGGCTTTGATGTGGTCGAAATTGGCGATGCGGAATGGGACGGGAACGTGGCAGCAAGAACGATTTACAAGTTGTGTAATTTAATGGATTTGACTTGA
- a CDS encoding hypothetical protein (similar to AA sequence:cyanobase_aa:ssr0336) produces MDYRYSILIQWSDEDQCYVVSLPEWGEFCHTHGETYEEAFQNAQEVLELLVESTLATGELLPEPQSLRKALQTI; encoded by the coding sequence TATCCTCATTCAGTGGTCAGATGAAGATCAATGTTACGTAGTCAGTTTGCCTGAATGGGGTGAGTTCTGCCACACTCATGGCGAAACATACGAGGAAGCCTTTCAGAATGCTCAGGAAGTACTAGAACTATTAGTCGAATCAACCCTTGCAACAGGCGAACTTTTGCCCGAACCACAATCCCTTAGAAAAGCCCTTCAAACGATTTAG